GGCGGCCAAGGGCAAGGCCTAGGCCGGGTAACGGCGCGGCCTTGAGGGCAGCGCGTGCGAAGTAGGCCAGGCTGAGGTGTGCGTGTGCGTGCTCAGGGGTGTGTCGTGGCCGCGACGTCGTGGGCGCGGCGCAGCGTGTGACGCGGCCACggcgtgatggcggcggcgacgagcatgAGCCAAGGCTTGGCCGGTGAGGTCTCGTGGCGTTGAGGGCCCCTGTGGGGCGCGTGGGTGGCGCGTGCGCGTGCACACACGGACCTCGGGTTCAGGCCCGTGGGACGACAGCACGACGTATAGGCACGCCGGCGGCCAAGGCTCGACAGCGGCGACGAGCACCGGGTGTTCGTGGTTCACAGGCAAAACAGGGCAGAGCAAGCACAGAAGGGTGAGGCGCGTCGGGAACGGCGGCGGCCTACCGGTGGGCTCGAGGGCGATGGGTGGCGATGCAGTGGCGAGTCGGAGCAGCGAGGTAGCGAGGCCGTGCAGGGAGAACCGCAACGGCGATGTGGTCGAACAGGCGCAGGCTTGGCGAAGGTCCTCTGCGGCggtgcgtcctcctcctccttggcgACGTCGGCTCCGGACGCAGCGGCGGGTGCTCGGCgcgctccttctccccctcttCCTGGGGCTTggctctttcttcttctcctctccctctctcctctgttCTTGGCTCCTCTCCGCTTTCTTGCTGTGCCGGCGGCGGAAAGGAAAAGCACCCGAGGGCTCTAGGGTTCGGCTGCGGCTCGATTGGGGATTTATAGAGGGGCTCAAGGGTTGCGCGGGCTTGGGCGAGGCCGGACGGCCGGTGATTTTCGGCGTCCACGCCAGGACGCGTGGCTCGCATCCGGGGGTGCGGCGCTGGGGTTTGCGGGGCGGCCAAGGCAAGGGCGCGGCGCTGGTGGTCAAGGGTGACGCGAGCAGGGCAGCGCGGCTCGCGGCTGGCGGTTTCGCTCTGTTGTCGTGGAGTGGAGACGGCGTCCGCGCGTTGCACCAAAAAGCAGAGCAACACAGAGACGGGCGGCGTctgcgtgggggagaaaggggaaCAGCGCCGACCGACAGGGCGGCCCCATGCGTCAGCGGCAGCAAGAGAGAAGGGCGCGGGTGGAGTTGGGCCGGCGCgtgcgagctgggccgggcgaGGCTGGCGAGGCAGGCCGGGCGAGCGGGTTGGGTCGCGTGCGGCGCGTCTGCACGGGCAGGCCGGTGCGGGCTGGcaagctgggccgcgcgcgcgtgTTGGcgggccggggcgctggcaggccgaCTCAGCCTTGGGCTGGTTGTGCCGCTGGGCTGGTTTGGTGGATCGGGCTGCTGTTTTGGTTTGGGCTGCCATCCTTTAAAGGGTCAGGTGGGTTTTGGGTTCAGGCCGGACTGGACTAGGGTTTGGACCGCGGTCTGGATCGGGTAGGGTTTGCCCGGGTTGGATCGGGGCTAGAACTTGTTAGAGGTTAGGGTTAGAGATGGTTAGCggtttggatttaatttgaacggtataattcaaattaaatcccactCAAGGGTCAGGAgatgaaattaaattgaggggcacaccCCAATTTAATTTCTACACAAATTCACACAATAAGATAAATccaattcgaatttgaattaaACAAGGCAGAGCCAAATAAATCCAGTAACTCCAAATATTCCCACTCTAGCAATTAATATCCTTAATTCTATACAAAAATTTTAATTGCTAGGATTTTGGGGAGGCAGAAATCCTACTTAAGTTGGTAACTACAGCATTGCcacgaattttttttgaaattcacatttttttgactttataacattccggaaaaatccgggatgttacaCTCATGTCACAACTTACATAACACTGCGCTCCTTGCCCAAAATTTCGGACTCGCATGATCGCGCCTGCAGCTGTGGTAGTGCAGAAGCAGCAGCCTTGGCAAGAGCAGGATAGCTACGCAAAAGGGCGAACAATGTCTACCATGCCATCCGTACACCGACACTGCAAATGCAACTATGAATCATGATCACAAAATCGGGCTTCTGGCCTGCCTCCCGTTGGATGAGGTTTCCTCCATAGATTCGTGTCATACCATTGACTGGTAACAAAGCGGAAGAGTTGCCATGTCGTTGTTGGCTACCGATGATGTATCTGGACTTGCAGTTACTTGTCTTGGCTAGACAGGAGGTGCAATTCTTCGGAGATTTGCATTTGGTTTATCAGATAGGCCTAGCTTCACAAAGAAAGTTGTGGTACAGCCCTTTCCTGCACCTTCACTTTCAAGCCAGATGTTCCCTTGCATAAGAGCGACAAATCTGAAGGCACCAGAGAAAGCAATATATAATATATTAGCATCGGGAATCAAATGTTTTCGAGGCTAGAGAGCCCAAAACTATAATATATTAGCATTGGAGGTAAAATGTTCTCAAGCAGAAATGCATGACAAAAATCTAAGTGTACCTTCTGGAAAGGGCCAGCCCCAATCCATTGCCACCGTGTGATTTGATTGTAGCATTTTGTGGGTGTGCAAATTTTGTGAAGGTGTGAGGCATATCTTGTGGGCTAATTCCACATCCGGTGTCTTTTACCTGCAGCATTACATAGATCAGATTTTCTGTAGAAACTGCACAAAGTAAGAATAAAATTAGTGTTGTCGCATGCTTGATCATTGGTTTTCCTGCAGATAATAACCTAAACTCCTGTGAAAAATCTCTGATAATTAGGTCTTCCTTTTGAAATAGAACTGTTGTTCATCTATACGAAAGGCCAGTTTCTCCTCAAATATGATATTTATGGTATCATTGCATAAACATACTTAGACCTAAAATATAATGTCAAGGGCTACCAAGTGACTCCCATTACCCTCCTTTTTAATTCAGGCTAGCATGTTGCACAGTGAAAAGTAGAATCCCTACAGTGGCTAATTTATATGCAAGGGAACACAACTAAAAATGTGGTAGCCGGTAAGTAAAGGCCTACTACCACTGCAGTATTGCACTAGACACTAGTTAGCTGGGCATGAGAAATAGAAGATGTTCATACGGATTAAACCAACATTATTAACTGTTCATCAGCTAACCTGCACAGCCAAGTAAAAGGACCCATCGGATAGAACTGGATGGAAGTCGGGAGCATATGGGTCCCTCAAAGAATCTGGCCTTGCGATAGAAGCTGTAATTGAAATGTGACCCTCCTTTGTAAACTTAACAGAGTTCCCAGCAACATTTAGTATTGTTTGCATCAACCTCTTTTGGTCACCAACTGCGTAGGTAGGCAACTCCGGAGCCAAGTGAACCATTACCGATAATCTTTTGAAGGCTGCTACTGGCTTAATTAAATCAACCACCTACAACATTAATAAACAAGTTAACTGATTCCCCTGACCCCTTATGCATAACATAATAGTGAATTGTAAAGCATAGAACTGCAGAAAGGGCGCTTACATCTGTAAAGGTGGCATGCAGATTGAAAGGTGCAATTTCCAGCTCAAGACTTCCATCCCCAAGCTTGGAGATATCCAACACATCATTTGAAAGAGTTTCTAGAAGATTGCTACTTTTTAGTATAGTCTCAATCATCAGGCGCTGTTCTGCAGTAAGTTTTGTTTCTAAGAGGAGGGATGACAAAGAAATTATTGCTCGCATAGGAGTCCGCATTTCATGATTCATGACTGCAAGAAAATCATTCCGAGCACAAATAGCCATTTCTGCCTCTCGACGTGCTGCATTCAGAGCAATATTCTGCTCCATTAGCAGATCACGGGCTCGCATGGACTCTTCCAAAATGGCAGCATGGGATAGTGCAACCGCCACCTAAATGAGCAAATGATCTTACTGAGCTATGATATTTATAATGACAGAAGACATCACAAACAGTGCAAAATACTTCATAGAAAGGCTTGTCTGTATGCTAAGTGATAACAGATATGCTCTCATCAGCAAAACTTTCATATAGTAAGTGAAGTGAAAAAAGAAGAACTCATCAATGTCAATCAAGGGCACTCcgcacaaacaaaacaaaagcaaGCAGGACGAAACATTCATTTCCAGAAGATTAAGCAACGTAACTACTAAAACCTTATAGGAGACGTATCACATCATCAGGAGTTAATCAACTCTAGAATAACACGGTTTCTGTTACAGCACTTGGTTGAATATGCCAGAAATATTTCTT
The nucleotide sequence above comes from Panicum virgatum strain AP13 chromosome 3K, P.virgatum_v5, whole genome shotgun sequence. Encoded proteins:
- the LOC120697484 gene encoding probable ethylene response sensor 2 isoform X1 yields the protein MDGCDCIEPLWQADDLLMKYQYISDFFIALAYFSIPLELIYFVQKSAFFPYRWVLIQFGAFIVLCGATHLINMWTFTTYTKTIAVVLTVAKVATAIVSCITALMLVHIIPDLLSVKLRERFLKAKAEELDREMGKIKTKEEMGRHVHMLTHEIRSTLDRHTILRTTLVEMGRTLGLAECALWMPSRSGTSLQLSHTLHNNAPLGSVVPINLPIVTKIFNSNRAERISHNSPLASIKTRSSRYVPPEVVGVRVPLLQLTNFQINDWPELSTKAFAVMVLMLPPDSARKWRPQELELVEVVADQVAVALSHAAILEESMRARDLLMEQNIALNAARREAEMAICARNDFLAVMNHEMRTPMRAIISLSSLLLETKLTAEQRLMIETILKSSNLLETLSNDVLDISKLGDGSLELEIAPFNLHATFTDVVDLIKPVAAFKRLSVMVHLAPELPTYAVGDQKRLMQTILNVAGNSVKFTKEGHISITASIARPDSLRDPYAPDFHPVLSDGSFYLAVQVKDTGCGISPQDMPHTFTKFAHPQNATIKSHGGNGLGLALSRRFVALMQGNIWLESEGAGKGCTTTFFVKLGLSDKPNANLRRIAPPV
- the LOC120697484 gene encoding probable ethylene response sensor 2 isoform X2: MVLMLPPDSARKWRPQELELVEVVADQVAVALSHAAILEESMRARDLLMEQNIALNAARREAEMAICARNDFLAVMNHEMRTPMRAIISLSSLLLETKLTAEQRLMIETILKSSNLLETLSNDVLDISKLGDGSLELEIAPFNLHATFTDVVDLIKPVAAFKRLSVMVHLAPELPTYAVGDQKRLMQTILNVAGNSVKFTKEGHISITASIARPDSLRDPYAPDFHPVLSDGSFYLAVQVKDTGCGISPQDMPHTFTKFAHPQNATIKSHGGNGLGLALSRRFVALMQGNIWLESEGAGKGCTTTFFVKLGLSDKPNANLRRIAPPV